Proteins found in one Pagrus major chromosome 20, Pma_NU_1.0 genomic segment:
- the cox19 gene encoding cytochrome c oxidase assembly protein COX19 yields MSTAMNFGSKSFKPRAPDKGSFPLDHFGECKAFKETFMKCLRDNSFDNSKCRLQSKEYLQCRMDNQLMTKEPMEKLGFRDLIDPPPSQADGDTKP; encoded by the exons ATGTCAACTGCCATGAACTTCGGGTCGAAGAGTTTCAAACCTCGGGCTCCTGATAAAGGCTCGTTCCCTCTGGATCATTTCG GAGAGTGTAAAGCCTTCAAGGAGACGTTTATGAAATGCCTGAGGGACAACAGCTTCGACAACTCCAAGTGCCGACTGCAGTCCAAAGAATACCTGCAGTGCCGCATGGACAA TCAGCTGATGACCAAGGAGCCTATGGAGAAACTGGGATTCAGGGACCTGATAGATCCTCCTCCCAGCCAAGCAGACGGGGACACTAAACCCTGA